Proteins encoded together in one Chryseobacterium taklimakanense window:
- a CDS encoding 50S ribosomal protein L25/general stress protein Ctc, with translation MKSITIQGTKRESVGKKSTKALRDAELVPCVVYGGGEPLNFSTEEKSFKNLVYTPEAHTVSIEVDGQTIPAVLQDIQFHPITDRILHVDFYQLADDKPVIMEVPVRITGRAKGVVAGGVLRQSFRKLKLKAIPANLPDEIVVDVTPLKIGNKLYVGDIKTTGFTFMHPDNAVVAAVKMSRNAMKAGAGAADDDDEETPVADGDAPAAEAPAAESAE, from the coding sequence ATGAAATCTATTACAATTCAAGGTACAAAAAGAGAAAGCGTGGGCAAAAAGTCTACAAAAGCTTTACGTGATGCTGAATTAGTTCCTTGTGTTGTTTATGGAGGCGGCGAACCTTTGAACTTCTCTACTGAAGAGAAATCATTCAAAAACCTGGTTTACACTCCTGAAGCACACACGGTATCTATTGAGGTTGATGGGCAAACTATTCCTGCCGTACTTCAGGACATCCAGTTTCACCCAATTACAGACAGAATCCTTCACGTAGACTTCTATCAGCTGGCAGACGATAAGCCAGTAATTATGGAAGTTCCTGTAAGAATTACAGGCCGTGCAAAAGGTGTTGTGGCGGGTGGTGTTCTTCGCCAGTCTTTCAGAAAACTGAAATTAAAAGCAATTCCTGCGAACTTGCCGGACGAAATCGTGGTTGATGTAACACCGCTTAAAATCGGAAACAAGCTTTATGTTGGCGACATCAAGACTACAGGTTTCACATTCATGCATCCTGACAACGCCGTAGTTGCCGCTGTGAAGATGTCTAGAAATGCAATGAAAGCCGGTGCCGGTGCAGCTGATGATGATGATGAAGAAACTCCGGTGGCTGATGGTGATGCACCTGCTGCTGAAGCTCCAGCTGCTGAATCTGCAGAATAA
- a CDS encoding GLPGLI family protein: protein MKKALSFAGIAISSLLFSQTSRFVYQATMKANSADKTDVRTENVYLDVSPERSVFVAENRVKRDSLMERMRTTGNFNRDAMENLRSNIEYTVEKDFKTQKSVFKQRIGRDIYAYEEDRTFDWKILPETLIIGNYKAQKATTSFGGRNWNAWFTTDVPFQDGPYKFSGLPGLIVKVEDEAGDYSFDLKETKRISEAATLQDRGNVLKVKRADFDKQQAKFLKDPMSFFNIGGPGAPPPPPSASGAPSPPVMRNNPQRMKEMETRIKTEIAKNSNPIELPEKK from the coding sequence AGACATCAAGATTTGTTTACCAAGCGACTATGAAAGCGAATTCCGCTGATAAAACAGATGTCAGAACCGAAAACGTTTACCTCGACGTATCTCCTGAAAGATCAGTGTTTGTTGCTGAAAACAGAGTAAAGCGTGACTCGCTGATGGAAAGAATGCGCACCACAGGAAATTTCAACCGTGATGCTATGGAAAATCTTCGCTCGAATATTGAATACACAGTAGAGAAGGATTTTAAGACTCAAAAATCCGTTTTTAAGCAAAGAATTGGACGGGATATTTATGCGTATGAGGAAGACAGAACCTTTGACTGGAAAATCCTTCCAGAAACCTTGATCATCGGGAACTATAAGGCTCAGAAAGCTACAACCAGTTTTGGCGGAAGAAACTGGAATGCGTGGTTTACGACTGACGTTCCATTTCAGGACGGGCCATATAAATTTTCTGGTTTGCCGGGGCTGATTGTAAAAGTGGAAGATGAAGCCGGTGATTACAGTTTTGATCTTAAAGAAACCAAAAGAATCTCAGAGGCTGCCACATTGCAGGACCGGGGTAATGTGTTAAAAGTAAAACGTGCGGATTTTGATAAACAGCAGGCCAAATTTCTCAAGGATCCAATGTCATTTTTTAATATCGGAGGACCAGGCGCTCCACCGCCGCCGCCAAGCGCATCTGGAGCACCTTCACCGCCAGTGATGCGAAATAACCCCCAGCGTATGAAGGAAATGGAAACAAGGATAAAGACAGAAATTGCTAAAAACAGTAACCCGATTGAACTTCCGGAGAAGAAATAA
- a CDS encoding IS3 family transposase (programmed frameshift) produces the protein MGKSKYSADFKLKAIKRYHKGDIGTDDLGKRIGVCGSLVRKWIKFYELYGVSGLVRLSNRHYTKDFKLKILSVIEKENLSLKEASRRFNIPAESSILSWQRNYKKNGILGLENRPRGRPKTMSNYKRKKKKTGKPLTREEELLERIYYLEAENAILKKFRRLNSGKEKSKAIEELRQDFDLAVLLDCTSMARSSFYYYQKRFQMKDKYAEIKEMIKQIYHRHKGRLGYRRITLLLKEKGILINHKTVLRLMKILGLKSIIRVKKYKSYKGEQGKIAPNVLQRNFKSDAPNQKWATDVTEFNVSGNKLYLSPIIDLFNGEIVSFDLSERPVFSQIIRMLKKSFRKVKSTQNIILHSDQGWQYQMKHYQNLLKEKGIIQSMSRKGNCLDNAVIENFFGTIKSEMFYTRKFGSIQELKMEIVKYIHYYNNDRIRLNLKGKSPVQYRTLSFENIV, from the exons ATGGGGAAAAGTAAATATTCAGCAGACTTTAAATTAAAAGCTATAAAGAGATATCACAAAGGTGACATTGGAACAGACGATTTAGGAAAACGCATTGGAGTTTGTGGTTCATTGGTTCGTAAATGGATAAAATTTTATGAACTTTATGGAGTTTCAGGACTTGTTCGGCTTTCCAATAGGCATTACACAAAAGATTTTAAATTAAAGATTTTATCAGTAATTGAGAAAGAGAATTTAAGTTTAAAAGAAGCGTCGAGAAGGTTTAATATTCCTGCGGAGTCCAGTATTCTTAGTTGGCAGCGTAATTACAAAAAAAATGGTATTTTAGGTTTAGAAAACAGACCCAGGGGAAGACCTAAAACCATGAGTAATTACAAGCGAAAAAAAAAGAAAACAGGCAAACCCTTAACAAGGGAGGAAGAACTGTTGGAGAGGATTTATTATTTAGAAGCCGAGAACGCCATTTTAAAAAAGT TTAGACGCCTTAATTCAGGAAAGGAAAAATCCAAAGCCATCGAAGAGTTAAGGCAGGACTTTGATTTAGCAGTACTGCTGGATTGTACATCGATGGCAAGAAGCAGTTTTTATTACTATCAAAAACGCTTTCAAATGAAAGATAAATATGCGGAAATAAAAGAAATGATTAAGCAGATTTATCATCGTCACAAAGGAAGGTTGGGCTATAGAAGAATTACTTTGCTTTTGAAAGAAAAAGGAATTTTGATTAATCACAAAACTGTTTTACGACTTATGAAAATATTAGGTTTAAAGAGTATTATCCGAGTGAAGAAATATAAATCTTACAAGGGAGAGCAAGGGAAAATTGCGCCCAATGTTCTACAGAGGAATTTCAAATCGGACGCTCCTAATCAGAAATGGGCAACCGATGTTACAGAGTTTAATGTATCGGGTAATAAACTTTACCTATCTCCAATCATCGATCTATTTAATGGTGAAATTGTCAGTTTTGACCTATCTGAAAGACCTGTGTTCAGCCAAATCATCAGGATGCTAAAGAAATCATTCAGAAAAGTAAAATCTACACAAAACATCATTCTACATTCTGATCAAGGTTGGCAGTATCAAATGAAACATTACCAAAACTTGTTAAAAGAAAAAGGCATTATTCAAAGTATGTCCAGAAAAGGAAACTGTTTGGACAATGCGGTGATAGAGAACTTTTTTGGAACAATAAAATCAGAAATGTTTTATACCAGAAAGTTTGGTTCCATTCAGGAACTTAAGATGGAAATAGTGAAGTACATTCACTATTACAACAATGATAGAATAAGACTCAATCTCAAAGGAAAGAGTCCGGTACAGTACCGAACTCTTTCCTTTGAGAATATTGTTTAA